Genomic window (Primulina eburnea isolate SZY01 chromosome 8, ASM2296580v1, whole genome shotgun sequence):
GTCAATCATGGTGTTCATAGAAAGGCTTTACATGGGGGTCGTTATCATCCTGGTGAAGCTCTTCTGGAAAAAGCCTGAAAAAAGGTACAAATGGGAGCCGATGAAAGACGATTTGGAGATGGGAAATGGGGCTTTTCCAATGGTTCTTGTTCAGATCCCTATGTTCAATGAAAAGGAGGTGTGTTTTCATTGTTATTGCTCTGTTCTTTTGTTTCTGTTTTTTCCACACACTGGCTCCATTGTTCTTTATGAACGAGTAAAgagatttatttttgtttttattttgtggGTTTTGGCAGGTTTACAAGATCTCCATTGGTGCAGCTTGTAATCTTTCATGGCCGACCAATAGGCTGGTGATACAAGTATTGGATGATTCCACTGATCTTGTCATTAAGGTATCTAAATAATCCATTTTTATTAGTTTCTTGAAATTAGATTAAGAATTCACACTGTTTTAATTTCTCAAAAAGGCCTCTTTTTTTGGGCAAAAAAACGATTAAAAGGTGAATGTACTTTGTGGAAATTTTAAGTCGTCTTGTGATATGCAATTAGCACAAGTCAAGGTTGTTTTCTGCTTCAAGTTCTCACTTTTTTCCAATCATTAGTATATAATTTTACCTTTTTACATATAATAATCCACATTTATTACTCACAAGAACTGCCATAAATAGTGCAAGTTCTTTTCATTAATGACTCACTTCCATGCAGTACATTCATTACAGAACGCAATGAGAATCCAAGGAAGGACAACTGGGATTTTATGACCATGATATATAATAATTGATCCCCTTTTAAAAATTATCAtcgtaaattttaaaatatcgaaATTATTTATCCTGAAAGTTGGGGTCCTGGGTCATTGACTTGCGAGCCAAAATCAGTTTGGTCCCTCTTATTTATAATGTGCTAAAATGTTCCATCGACTTATGAATATCTGACGTTTCTGGTCCTCGGTGTTAATTTGTTGctataaactttttttttttttgaagtcaCAAAATAGTTctgaaaaaataattaataatagaaAATAAGAAGTAAATGAGTTAGTTGGGATTGATTTGGTCACTAAATACGTTTGTTAACGTTGTAGGAAATGGTTGAAAAGGAGTGTTTAAGGTGGGCAAGTAAGGGCATTAACGTAGTCTACCAAATTCGAGAAACAAGGGGTGGCTACAAAGCTGGTGCGCTTAAGGAGGGTTTGAAACACGATTATGTCAAGGGATGCGACTACGTCGTCATCTTCGATGCCGATTTCCGACCCGAACCGGACTTTCTCCGGCGAGCCGTTCCGTTTCTGATCCATAACTCAGACGTCGCCCTGGTGCAAGCTCGTTGGAGGTTCGGTAAGTCTCTAAATAAATATTGACAAGTCGTGAATTTAATTAAGTTGACAAAGAAAAACGAAATATGATGTTAACCAAAAATTTATGGAATGCTAATCTTTCGATAAGAATAATTATTGACCCGAAGAAAATTATAATATGACCCATATAatataatcatatatatatttgtttaaaaaatgaattttagAATCTCTGGATCCACACAATGAATTCAAGCTTTTAACGATTCGTGCATGTGTTAATAAAACTGCACGAATTCTGTACTTGGCCAATATATAATTGATGGAATCATCATAACTAAATTATACATGTcgttattaattaattacaatcacatatattaattattataattggTCATACATATGATTGGGCATTAAATATTTAACTAATCATTAAATGTTTCCTAAGTAATGTAATTATCACTAGGATAAGAATGACGAGTGAAGAATGCCTGAGCACATAAATCCGAGACTGTCGGTGGTCTCAGAaggatatatatatgaattaaaaTAATCCCAATAAAATCGATAATTTTATAATCgatatcttgtgagacgatttAATGAATCTATATCTATGAGTTATGTCGACTGAACCCATACCTCGAgtcaaaagtaataattttgacataatacATCATATTTTTTATAGGTCGGATAAAATATGAGATTCGTATTTTAAAAATACTTATTAGACGATTTCATAAGAGTTTTGTTGTAATatcatatttttgaatttaatttgTTCAAACTTTAAAGTAGGTGCAAGAGCTGGCAATCTTACCATTTTTTGGCTCTTAGAGTGTTTGGTACCGACAACTTcgatataaattaattttaaagcgGTAATTTACAGGTTGTTCTTTCGTGACCCTACTTTAAATTGTTAAGTCACGTGGCATCTGAAATATATGAATTGGACCACCTTTCTGCCCCCTTTTTACTTCCTACCGTACGTAAAATATTGTTAGATTTATATCTACCAGTGTTACCCTAAAACATAACTTCTCTAACAAAATTCTTGTGAACTTTCCTTTGTTCTTTTATAATTTGAGCATGTGACAAGAACTCCGATCTTGATAGGGAGATGATTCTTGTCTTTTGGTACTAAAACTTTTGATAAACTTCCAACTTGTCTCGAAATACAAATCGACCAGTTAAGAATCCGATGTTTTTTCCCAAGTGCTACGTTTTAATCATCCTCGTACGTTGGAGAGACTCCGAAATTTGTCCCAAGGTTTTCAAGTTGGGAGAAAAATTGAGTTCTACTGTCAAAATAAATTAATGGTGATAACTGCAGAAACCGCGACgccgaaaaaaaaaatgattttgatATACTGTAATTGTTGGGAAACatgatatattattattttgcagTGAATGCGAATGAATGCTTCCTGACAAGAATGCAAGAGATGTCACTAGACTACCATTTCAAAGTCGAACAAGAAGTTGGATCGTCCACTCATGCTTTCTTCGGCTTTAATGGTAAATCAACAATAGCTATTGATACAATCAATATGACTAATGAATTCTATGACAATCTACGCTCGATCGTCCTGCGATAAATTATTCTCGAATCTATGAAAAATCATATATGAAGTCAGTAGAGATGTTCAGACAGATGTCATCGTACGCGTATGACTCGATGTTACTTTGTATGATATATCCCGCACACATTCCAGGATCATGAATGAGttgcttgatgaatcaaatgcgCCTTCCATCATATTTTGTTGAAGTTTTTAACGTTGCTCTGTCTTACAACATTAGCCATGCATGTAGTACAATTCACTTAGTAGCATGATCTCCAGGAACTGGTGGGATATGGAGAATCTCAGCGATCAACGAGGCCGGAGGATGGAACGACAGAACCACGGTAGAGGATATGGATCTCGCTATTCGAGCTGGTCTCAAGGGTTGGAAATTTATATACTTAGGTGACCTCCAGGTATATGTGTGTGTACATACATATTATATAGTCAATTACCAGCGCCCAATGAATTTGATCAAGAAATGTTCTTTTTGAGCAGGTGAAGAGTGAACttcctagtacttttaaagcttTCCGATTCCAGCAACACCGATGGTCTTGCGGGCCTGCCAATTTATTCAGAAAAATGTTCCTAGATATTGTTCGAAACAAGGTTTTTTTTAAACAAGAATATTGTCTCTACTATACTGTTTAAATTTCATGTTACTTTATTAGAACTagttgaattttttaaatttttgtttgcAGAAAGTTTCCCTGTACAAGAAGTTTTATGTGATATACAGCTTCTTCTTTGTCCGAAAGATTATAGCCCACATGTTCACTTTCTTCTTCTATTGCGTCGTCCTGCCATTTTCTATACTGATCCCGGAAGTTGACGTCCCCAAATGGGGAGCCATTTACATTCCTTGCATCATTACCGCTCTTAATTCAGTCGGGACTCCGAGGTATATATATACTCACAAACGAAGATTccaatattttgatattttggtCAAGTCTGTTTGTTCTTGAGGTATGATGCCATCGTGTGTCTGATTTTAAACTTTCAGGTCATTCCATCTGTTGTTCTACTGGGTTCTGTTCGAGAACGTGATGTCGTTTCATCGTACAAAGGCAACGTTCATCGGTTTGCTCGAGGCGAAGAGAGTTAATGAATGGGTGGTGACTGAAAAACTTGGAGATGCTCTTAAGAACAAATCCAACACGAAGAATGTTTCCCCAAAGAAGCAACTGTTCAAGTTTCTCGGAGACAGGTAAAAAAATTACGCTAAAAGAAAGTTTGTTTAGGCTTTAATTTCCTTACTCGTGTCTATTTTGTACCATAAATGTTGcaatttattgactcaaataTTATTTCGCCCTTTATCCAGAATACAAGTACACGAGCTAGGGTTCGCATTGTTTCTTTTCATTTGCGGATGCTATGACTTCCTATATGGAAAGAACTGCTACTTCATATACCTATTCCTTCAAGTCATCACCTTCACCATCGCCGGGTTCGGCTATATCGGCACCATAGTCCCAAGTTAATTCATGTCCATGTTACTTTGGGTGAACGTCGTCGATCTCCGTTCGGCATTGACCCGACCcgtaaaaaatttatatactgAAAAGGGAAATTGAAGAGTTCAATTGATCTGAAAATGTCTTGCTTACTGCCAGCGAATTGGGCAAAAAGCATCAGTGTGTAATACGTCAAGAAAGAGTTGGAATAAGTTTCATATTTATGTACTGATAGAGTTAGGAAAAATAATGTTAtttcttttataatttatttataggATTTGTAGTTTGTGTGACATCGTATatcattattatatataatataaatttaagcCTATTTTTTTTGGAGATTTTGACAGAAAATGGTGAAttataacatgatataaaatctattTACCATACGGCgtagaattttttaaataaaataggaTATTCATGAAAATACTCAATTCTCATTTAAAACTCGATTTTAAGGGTAAAATTTGGGCATATGCATTTTATATGAGCAGGGTGTAAACAAACTAAAACgacgaaaattttaaagttcgAATTCGGAttcgaaattttaaaattaatttttttttttttcaaattcgaTTCGAATTTAAAGCTCGAACTTGATTCGAATGATTCGAACATGTTCGCGAACTATTCGGACTATTGTTCAAAAATAAATACtgtatattaataaaatattaagaatCACGAGCGACTCGCAaactatcgaacaaaataatttgtgtTCAAATTAGGCTCGAAAAATTTCTAGTATGTTCGAGTTCAGCTCAAATTCAATAAATTCAGctacaaatcaaatattttcgaAACTATTCAGTTCGTTTACCATCCTACATAAGAAACAATAGTATTTACGTAAAAGAATTAATAGCCATTTGGTAGAAATATATGAAAAATCACTAAGAATCTGTCGcgatatgaaataatttgatggAAAGAAACAAGGTTATAATGCCAGTCGTCACCATCTTGATTTTTCTTGCCGACGACAAATGACCATATTCGAGACGGAGACGAGGACTCGGGTAACAAATTCTACACCAGCTTTGTCTTTTCTCCCTTGAATAACTTTTTTCCTAATATTAAAGGATGACCCAAATCTAGCTTAAATATCattatgatttatattttaGTTGGCGGtgtctcaattatgtcaataaaaaaatttgccaaaaataattttcaaatttaatttaatttaattttatgggCCTATGCAAAATGTCCACAAGTCGAGAATGAATGGAGGATATACAACCAGAGAGCTGTGCCCAGCACGAGCAAGCACATTACTGCGTCGGCGTATCGAATCAGAGTACAGATTGACAtcaattattttgattttgtgACCATATCCTTAAATTCGAATGGGCTCCTACcattttaacataaaatttcATTCCGGTCTTATTAAAAAACacaacaattttgtgagacgaatatcttatttgggtcactcgtgaaaaattatttttttttattgctaAAATATTAGTCACTAAATATACGTAAGATCGTATcacaaaatttaaaacttactcAAATATTATAAGAttaatgaaaaataagttttttatGAAACTGGCCAAAATTGAAGTGTATTGGATTACATGAtctatcatttatcattttatcaaaaattataattatcgACTATGATAATATACAGTTGCATACAACTTTTAAACACGTAATCCAATCGCGATGTTTGATAGTTCTTTCAACATAAATAAACGCTCTCACCCAAGAAATGAcaattgagaatcaaacacataaTTCTAATTTTAAGAATGAATGAAATGTaattttaccaaaaattataaaaaatttgtaACGAAGTGTGCTCACCAGAGGCAGAAAGGGCCCCCGCCCGAATTTATATTGCAAAATATCAAAATAACACGCGAAATTGGATTAGTTGAAGTGTCCTCTCAAAACTGCTCTATCTCTGAGTCCAAATCAAATAAACTAAGAAATAAATGCAACGACTCAATCAATGAGTGACAACTCACTTCAATCGTAAAATAAATGTGGGGAACATCTGAACCCAATGATGACATTATTTGGCATCATGCACCTTCTGGGACTATTCTGAATTTTGATGGAAATTTAACAATATgatcataaattttaaatattttttattggatatttttcaaaaatgggtaactttaatattaaaaaaataaacactTCACTTATCTCTATTTTTTAGGTCACACGCATCTTGTTTGTATATATCTATAAATAGTCTCacatgtttttttattattgagAGAAGTCAATTTTGTttatataggcaaaaacttgtgtgagacggtctcatgggtcatatttgtgagacggatctcttatttgggtcacccattaaaaagtattactttttatgctgagagtattactttctattgtgaatatgggtagggttgacccgtctcacagattatgatctgtgagacggtctcacatgagactcactctttatggcaaaaacttgtgtgagacggtctcacgggtcgtatttgtgagacggatctcttatttgggtcacccatgaaaaagtattactttttatgctaagagtattactttttattgtgaatatgggtagagttgacccgtctcacagattatgatccgtgagacggtctcacatgagactcactctatatttattatataagtaatatttttttgatataaaaaataatatttttttatgggtgacacaaataagagatccaaTAAAAAAatcgtgagattgtctcacaaaattttttgAGATGAATAAAATAACTATATctaaatcttttatttttattttaaaaaaaattatgtatacaCAAACACAACAGGTGTCTCTTGTCCGTGactaatatatataaatcaagGAATATTGGTAATGATAAAAATCTGATGGATCGGATAGGGCTATAACGAGCCCACAATTTGGAAGTTGCCGAAAAGCCCTTTGCTGCACCCCGAATCTCCAACGAAATCTGATGGATTGGATTGGGCTTGAACGAGCCCACAAGTTGGAAGTGCCGAAAAGCCCATATTTGCACCCGAATCTCTAACGGTCAAAAGAACGAGAGCCTGTTTTTGTGTGACGCCTCATTTTATTGAAGATCGAATTCAacgtttaaaaatattttgcaaAATTATTTAAATCGATCACTCAAAATCCTATCTTATTTCGAACGGTAAAATCTTTTTTCTTCGCCCCTCTGGGATTATCTTCTTCAACTTTCACAGAAACCGTATATATGTGAAAGAATTCTATGTTTTCATCGCTTCAACAAATTGATGTCATAACAGAGAAACCCTTTGTTTCTTGATTCAGGGTTAGGTGATATCTTTTTTGATAGATTCTTggttttctttaatatttttgcGGTGTTTTTCTCTGTTACATTTTTTATTGCCGTTTTTTTCAATATTAGTTTCTCTTTGTTCTGCGCATTTTAATCGATCCGATGATGTCATAGGTTTTTGTATTTCTATCacttttgtatttttatgttATCAATAGATAATCTCCTTTTGATTCGTTGATCAGGTGATTTGAGTAGATTTttcgttttctttatttttcggtggttttgtgttttggatgaaacccttttgttcaatttttatttttgtgtttcTTCGGCGTTTTTCATGTTTTGATTCTTGTATTGTCGCTTCTATTCGTTTTCAGGTTCTTGTATCCTTTTAGTAGGTTTTTGTATTTCtatcatgtttatatttttatgttattaataGATAATCCCCTTTTGATTCATTGATCAGGTTATATCTCTTTtagtatattttttttgttttctttatttctCGGTGTTTCTTCGGCGTTTTCCATGTTTTGATTCTTGTACTGTCGCTTCTATTCATTTTCAGATTCTTGTATTCTTTTTTGGCGTTTTTCTTTTTCTGATTCTTGTATTATTTTAGCGTTGATTGGTTTTTCAATTCTTTACTTGGTTGATTAATTTTTCAACAAAATCGTTTAATTTTGTTGATTAAATTTTCAATTCTTTGCTTTGTTGATTAACTTTTCGAAAGTGCATTCTGTCTTATTTTTGTGTTCCTCCCACCCAATAAGTTCGTTGGTGCCTCAACTCGATTctttaaatcttttttattctggcacataatcagataagaaGAAGGTTATTTCGCCGAAATAAAAACTTGTTTGTTCAAGAATTGGAGAGCTACACTGTTAGTTGGATTGAGAAGACCACTCGGTTGATGTTTGTCGCAAATCGTGCCACAGATAATTTTTTGGTGGCTCATCTAGCAACTGGTTCTATCATATTGATGTTCTCTTTGACTAATAAATTGCCGACAGAAGATTTTCGTTACTAGTCCGTCGACCGGATAGTGACGGAAACTTTATGTCTTGTGTTTTCTATTTTTCGTAGTGAGGTACATGAAATTATCCCAAGATATGAGATAAGAAGCTACAAGAACCCACAGTTGTTGTAGATATGAACCATGATTTGAGGTGGGTGTGATAACTACAAAATCTGTGTAGCCATAACAATTTGTAAATTCCATATTATTTCCATTAAACCCGTACTCACTTTTGTTCGTTTGCTATgtgcatgaattttttttttcacggTGAAACATAGTTGAACAATAGGGGACAAGTTTTAACTTGACAGGTATTTTACGTCTTAGTTGATCAGTTACTGATTTCATTCTCTTGTCATGGCCAAAGTTGGATTTTGATTCTAATGCATGTTAGATGAGAAAGATGCTATTTTTCACAATTAACAAGAACTTCTGTTGGGCAACAGTAGTTACCTCCGATgatgatgtttttttttttcccgaaTATGATCGATTTTGCAATCCTCCTCAGACAAACAAAATGAGGAATTTTGAGAACAAGTCTATTCAAGAACGGAGAGCAAGCTGTGAACAAGAGGACCACTGTTAATGTCGGTCACAAATTGTGCGACAGATAATATTATCAGTTGGCTAACACAGCAATTATTTACGTCAGATTGATTCTCTTGTTACCAACAAATTTCGACAGATGACTTTCGTTGCTAGCTCATTGACGGAATAGCGATGAAAACATCGTTTCACTATTTgtgtttttttgtttgttttttgcGAGGTGCTTGAAAATTGCGGAAGATGTAATGTAAAAGCTACCAACACCCTCGAACTTGTCTGTTCAAGAATTGGAGAGCAAAAGACTGATACCATAATGTTTGTTGCAAAATTGTGCCACTGATAATATTTTCGGTGATTTATTTAGCAAGCGGTTGCATCATGTTGATGTTCTCTTGTGACCAATGAATTGTCTGACATAAGATTTTGGTTACTTGTCTGTCTACAGTGACGGAAACGTTTTGTAGCTATTTTTCGTGTTTTCTAATTTTCGTACTGAGGTGCATGAAATTACCTCAGGTGATGTTGATGTTTTTTTTTACAGAATACGATCGATCTTGCATATCCTCAGACAAACACAATGAGGGATTTTGAGAACAAGTCTATTCAAGATCGGTCACAAATTGTGCGACAGATAATATTATCAGTTGGCCAACAGAGCAGTTAGTTACGTCAGATTGATTCTCTTGTTACCAACAAATTTCGACAGAGGACTTTCGTTGCTAGCTCATTGACGGAATAGCGATGAAAACATCGTTTCACTATTTgtgtttttttgtttgttttggcGAGGTGCTTGAAAATTGCGGAAGATGTAAGGTAAAAGCTACCAACACCCTCGAACTTATCTATTCAAGAATTGGAGAGCTACGCCGTTAGCTGGAGAAAAAGACTGATACCATAATGTTTGTTGCAAAATTGTGCCACTGATAATATTTTTGGTGATTTATTTAGCAAGCGGTTGCATCATGTTGATGCTCTCTTGTGACCAATAAATTGTCTCACATAAGATTTTGGTTACTTGTCTGTCTACAGTGACGAAAACGTTTTGTAGCTATTTTTCGTGTTTTCTAATTTTCGTACTGAGGTGCATGAAATTACCTCAGGTGATGTTGATGTTTTTTTTACAGAATACGATCGATCTTGCACGCTGTGAACAAGTGGACCGCTATGTCTATTCAAGAATGGAGAGAATGGAGAGCACGCTGTGAACATAGCGGTCACAAATTGTGCGACGATAATATCATCGGTTGGCCAACTTAGCAACTAATAATGTCAGATATTCTCTTGTGATCAACAAATTGTGGACAAAAGACTTTTGTAGTTTGATGTAATACCGATGGAAACATCATTTCACTGTTTTTTGTGTTTGGTGAGGTGCTTGGAATTGCGGAAGATGTAAGAAAAAGAAGCCACAACACCCTTGATACTTTGCATCATCAGGGGACGATCGAACAAATCCACTTTACATGAAGCATGGCTGTAGATATGAACCATGATTTGAGCTGGATATGATTGCTACAAGAAATTTCGGATAACCACATTTTTATGTTGATTTATGTGCTTGAATTTTTTCAGGGGCACGTGTTTTCCAAGCCCTGGAAGCCGAAGAAGACAAAAAAACTACGGGGCCTTTAACTCGGAAAGTTTTCATGTCATATCTGTCTTTTGTGTTTAGTGAGGTGCTTGAAATTGCGGAAGATGAAAAAAAAAGTCACAACACCCTCGATACTTTGCATCATCAGGGGACGATCAAACTGTTAAATGAGCTGCCACCATCACCTTAATTTATTTTTGGTTGGTGGTCGTCGGCAAAGTGGTTTTTGACCAAAAAAACACATTTTCACATGATAATTTGCATCTATACAACTGGTATTGGAACTTTGTCGTAAAATTTCTTTGAATTATGGGTATGCTTTGTTGTAGCTTTGTCTGATCTTCTTTATTAGAATGACCAAACGACAGGACAGACTTTCAGACCTTAGCAATGTCTTCTAAGACATGGAGGCATGGGCTGTTGATATGCGAATTGAACTTGACAGGGTAATTGTCTCTCAAATTTTATGCATCATTTCAGCATTTGTCCTTCGAGTAATTTCATCTTTGACGAACAATAACGAGATCGATTCCACATGaaaaaaccaatttttttttttttttgtcagtaATTAAGAAactatatttttcatttttcttcttccaaTCTTATTTTCTGTCATaccattttcatttttttaaaacaattcatcgtaaaattaacaaaaaaaccACTTATTTTTTCGGATCACATGCATTGTTTGTGCTACTACACTCATAGTATTTATGATTTCTCTAGCTTGACCCTAAGaacaaagagagaaatattaaaTTTGTTAACGCTGTGTTTGGATGAAATAATTTGAAACCTaatagatttttattatttagataacttacacaaaaaaatttcaaataatcTATTTATGCTAAACTATACTAAtcacaatgaatttcaaattcttgGAATATTGAAGTCATCACTCAATTCAGATAGAAGCTAAAAGTACTTAATCACTTGGGAAAATCGACTAGAGAAacattcaatatcaagaattaatagataaaatatatttattagtaACAAAGATATTCTAATAGGTAATATAGAAAATTTTAGTCATAAATCAAGCACATATGTATTGTGTGTGCGATTCGAAAAATAACGACGGAAATGTCGATAACCTTCTTATTTATATTCATTCCAAGGTAATATATCAGTGCCCTTGCACAAAAATGTTGGTTTCTCTTTTGAATCAACAATATTCgataatatttaataattaattaatataaataagaAACGAAGTTGCATAAGTCTCTAATTCTATGTCAATTGTGAAATTACCAAGATATATCGTTTTTTTCCCAGTAACTttctaaataattataataataataaaaataatatatgtttaaaaatataaaatatttgaaaaattattttaaatttgtatttAAGTTGATATATCAGTATAAATAGAAAATGAGAAGATTTCGATTTTATGCTGTGTTTCCACAAAACTATGGTGGCTGTGGGGTTCGAACCCACGCGCACTTATGTGCAGAAGATCTTAAGTCTTCCCCCTTAACCTCTCGGGCAAACCACCTTAACTGTCACTttgtgatattatattatatttataaactGTTTGTCTAAAAAAACGTCGTCGTATTCCGATAGATTAATCTGGAAGCCTCTTTTAAGCACCTCTAATCTTCCTCGAATCTCAATCTCTAGTTTCAATTCCATATCGGGGCACCCAAAAACCCTAAATCAAAGCCTCCTGAGTATTGTAGTTAGATTTGTTCGAATTAAGCGTTAATGGCAGAACATTTGGCGTCGATTTTCGGGACAGAGAAGGACAGGGTGAACTGCCCTTTTTACTTCAAAATCGGAGCTTGCAGACACGGTGACCGCTGCTCGCGTCTGCACACGAAACCCAGCATAAGCCCCACGCTGTTGCTATCCAACATGTACC
Coding sequences:
- the LOC140839995 gene encoding glucomannan 4-beta-mannosyltransferase 2-like; this translates as MAEVSAQTFIPESFPGYTADVAGQIGLLWELIRAPLIVPLLRICVYVCLAMSIMVFIERLYMGVVIILVKLFWKKPEKRYKWEPMKDDLEMGNGAFPMVLVQIPMFNEKEVYKISIGAACNLSWPTNRLVIQVLDDSTDLVIKEMVEKECLRWASKGINVVYQIRETRGGYKAGALKEGLKHDYVKGCDYVVIFDADFRPEPDFLRRAVPFLIHNSDVALVQARWRFVNANECFLTRMQEMSLDYHFKVEQEVGSSTHAFFGFNGTGGIWRISAINEAGGWNDRTTVEDMDLAIRAGLKGWKFIYLGDLQVKSELPSTFKAFRFQQHRWSCGPANLFRKMFLDIVRNKKVSLYKKFYVIYSFFFVRKIIAHMFTFFFYCVVLPFSILIPEVDVPKWGAIYIPCIITALNSVGTPRSFHLLFYWVLFENVMSFHRTKATFIGLLEAKRVNEWVVTEKLGDALKNKSNTKNVSPKKQLFKFLGDRIQVHELGFALFLFICGCYDFLYGKNCYFIYLFLQVITFTIAGFGYIGTIVPS